Proteins from one Streptomyces genisteinicus genomic window:
- a CDS encoding 3-hydroxyacyl-CoA dehydrogenase NAD-binding domain-containing protein, with the protein MSTTAELLKGAAELFPDEVVTQAHVRHLDLPAGAGRFALITLDNGHDHTKPTTVGPQSLANLNAALDQVEKEAAEGSIVGVGVTGKPFIFAVGADLKGVELLKQHSDALAIGKGGHDVFKRLSGLAVPTFAYYNGAAMGGGVEIGLHCAYRTVSKAIPAFSLPEVFLGLVPGWGGCTILPNLIGAEKAVSVVIENSLNQNKQLKGGQVFDLGIADAIFEGADFLEQSLIWTASVLKGETVVERPDVDRGEAWDAAVAKGRLVADSKVHGAAPAAYRALDIIEAAKDGDLQKGFDAEDQALADLIMGGELRSGIYAFNLVQKRGKRPAGAPDKSLARPVTKVGVVGAGLMASQLALLFLRRLEVPVVLTDIDQERVDKGVGYVHAEIEKLLGKGRINQDKANRLKALVSGVLDKAEGFADADFVIEAVFEEMSVKQKVFAEVEAVAPAHAILATNTSSLSVSEMASKLKHPERVVGFHFFNPVAILPLLEIVRGEQTDEASLATAFGVAKKLKKTAVLTKDAPAFVVNRILTRFMGEIQNVIDEGTPVATAEKAVEPLGLPMSPLVLLELVGPAIGLHVSETLNRAFPERFTVSPNLKAVVEAGKRGFYVYDSGRPELDPEVAALLKQGDTVLTEEQVRDRVLDAVAEEIGLMLEEGVVAEAQDIDLCLITGAGWPFHLGGITPYLDREGVSERVNGKPFLAPGVASVPA; encoded by the coding sequence GTGAGCACCACCGCTGAGCTTCTGAAGGGTGCGGCCGAGCTGTTCCCCGACGAGGTCGTGACGCAGGCGCACGTGCGCCACCTCGACCTCCCCGCCGGCGCCGGGCGCTTCGCGCTCATCACGCTGGACAACGGCCACGACCACACCAAGCCGACCACCGTCGGCCCGCAGTCCCTGGCCAACCTGAACGCCGCCCTCGACCAGGTCGAGAAGGAGGCCGCCGAGGGCTCCATCGTGGGCGTCGGCGTCACCGGCAAGCCGTTCATCTTCGCGGTCGGCGCCGACCTCAAGGGCGTCGAGCTGCTGAAGCAGCACTCCGACGCGCTGGCGATCGGCAAGGGCGGCCACGACGTGTTCAAGCGTCTGTCCGGCCTCGCCGTGCCGACCTTCGCGTACTACAACGGCGCCGCGATGGGCGGCGGTGTCGAGATCGGCCTGCACTGCGCCTACCGCACCGTCTCCAAGGCGATCCCCGCCTTCTCGCTGCCCGAGGTCTTCCTCGGCCTCGTCCCGGGCTGGGGCGGCTGCACCATCCTGCCGAACCTGATCGGCGCCGAGAAGGCCGTCTCGGTCGTCATCGAGAACTCGCTGAACCAGAACAAGCAGCTCAAGGGCGGCCAGGTCTTCGACCTCGGCATCGCCGACGCCATCTTCGAGGGCGCCGACTTCCTGGAGCAGTCGCTGATCTGGACGGCTTCCGTCCTCAAGGGCGAGACCGTCGTCGAGCGTCCCGACGTGGACCGCGGCGAGGCCTGGGACGCGGCGGTCGCCAAGGGCCGCCTCGTCGCCGACTCCAAGGTGCACGGCGCCGCCCCCGCCGCCTACCGCGCCCTCGACATCATCGAGGCCGCCAAGGACGGCGACCTCCAGAAGGGCTTCGACGCCGAGGACCAGGCCCTCGCCGACCTCATCATGGGCGGCGAGCTGCGCTCCGGCATCTACGCCTTCAACCTGGTGCAGAAGCGCGGCAAGCGCCCCGCCGGCGCCCCGGACAAGTCGCTGGCCCGCCCGGTCACCAAGGTCGGTGTCGTCGGCGCCGGTCTGATGGCCTCGCAGCTCGCCCTGCTCTTCCTGCGCCGCCTCGAGGTGCCGGTCGTGCTGACCGACATCGACCAGGAGCGCGTCGACAAGGGCGTGGGCTACGTCCACGCCGAGATCGAGAAGCTGCTCGGCAAGGGCCGCATCAACCAGGACAAGGCCAACCGTCTGAAGGCCCTGGTCTCCGGTGTGCTCGACAAGGCCGAGGGCTTCGCGGACGCGGACTTCGTCATCGAGGCCGTGTTCGAGGAGATGTCCGTCAAGCAGAAGGTGTTCGCGGAGGTCGAGGCGGTCGCCCCGGCGCACGCGATCCTCGCCACCAACACCTCCTCGCTGTCGGTCTCCGAGATGGCGTCGAAGCTGAAGCACCCGGAGCGGGTCGTCGGCTTCCACTTCTTCAACCCGGTCGCGATCCTCCCGCTGCTGGAGATCGTCCGCGGCGAGCAGACGGACGAGGCGTCCCTCGCCACCGCGTTCGGCGTCGCGAAGAAGCTGAAGAAGACCGCGGTCCTCACCAAGGACGCCCCGGCGTTCGTCGTGAACCGCATCCTCACCCGCTTCATGGGCGAGATCCAGAACGTCATCGACGAGGGCACCCCGGTGGCCACCGCCGAGAAGGCCGTCGAGCCGCTCGGCCTGCCGATGTCGCCGCTGGTGCTGCTGGAGCTCGTGGGCCCGGCGATCGGCCTGCACGTCTCCGAGACCCTGAACCGCGCCTTCCCGGAGCGCTTCACCGTCTCCCCCAACCTGAAGGCCGTCGTCGAGGCCGGCAAGCGGGGCTTCTACGTCTACGACTCCGGCCGGCCGGAGCTGGACCCGGAGGTCGCCGCGCTCCTGAAGCAGGGCGACACCGTCCTGACCGAGGAGCAGGTCCGCGACCGCGTTCTGGACGCCGTCGCCGAGGAGATCGGCCTGATGCTGGAGGAGGGTGTCGTCGCCGAGGCGCAGGACATCGACCTCTGCCTGATCACCGGCGCGGGCTGGCCCTTCCACCTGGGCGGCATCACGCCGTACCTGGACCGCGAGGGTGTCTCGGAGCGCGTGAACGGCAAGCCGTTCCTCGCGCCGGGCGTCGCGAGCGTGCCCGCGTAG
- a CDS encoding NTP pyrophosphohydrolase → MDTLLVVDAANVVGSVPDGWWRDRRAAAERLRDALAAPDGQSAVSGPVTVVLVVEGAARSVAPVPGVLVEAAPGSGDDTVAELAARAGREGRPCVVVTADRELRRRVTAHGARCAGPRSVRRR, encoded by the coding sequence ATGGACACCCTGCTCGTCGTGGACGCGGCCAACGTCGTGGGCTCGGTACCGGACGGCTGGTGGCGCGACCGGCGCGCCGCCGCCGAGCGCCTGAGGGACGCGCTGGCGGCCCCGGACGGCCAGTCGGCCGTGTCCGGCCCGGTGACCGTCGTGCTGGTCGTCGAGGGGGCCGCCCGTTCCGTGGCGCCGGTGCCCGGCGTGCTGGTCGAGGCGGCGCCCGGCAGCGGCGACGACACCGTCGCCGAGCTCGCGGCGCGTGCCGGACGGGAGGGCCGCCCGTGTGTCGTGGTCACCGCCGACCGGGAACTGCGCCGGCGGGTCACCGCCCACGGCGCACGCTGCGCGGGCCCCCGGTCGGTCCGCCGCCGCTGA